A region of Burkholderiales bacterium JOSHI_001 DNA encodes the following proteins:
- a CDS encoding enoyl-CoA hydratase/carnithine racemase (PFAM: Enoyl-CoA hydratase/isomerase family~TIGRFAM: phenylacetate degradation probable enoyl-CoA hydratase paaB), whose product MSDDLVLLADAGPVRTLTLNRPAQLNSFTRAMHAQLRTLLDAAAADDSVRCLVLTGAGRGFCAGQDLNDTGMGANGEPGDVGAVVEQIYKPLALRIRSMPVPVIAMVNGVAAGAGANFALGCDFVIAARSASFIQAFSKIGLIPDCGGTWLLPRIVGRARAIGLAMGGDKLPAEEAAAMGMIWRCVDDAALVATVNDLAQRLATMPARALAATRAAIDDALPMAYADALSNEGRVQGQMSRGHDFAEGVKAFLEKRAPRFTDR is encoded by the coding sequence ATGTCCGACGACCTTGTGCTGCTGGCCGATGCCGGCCCCGTGCGCACCCTCACGCTGAACCGCCCGGCGCAGTTGAACAGCTTCACCCGCGCCATGCACGCGCAACTGCGCACGCTGCTGGACGCCGCCGCGGCCGACGACAGCGTGCGCTGCCTGGTGCTCACCGGCGCGGGCCGGGGCTTCTGCGCCGGCCAGGACCTGAACGACACCGGCATGGGCGCCAACGGCGAGCCCGGCGACGTGGGCGCGGTGGTGGAGCAGATCTACAAGCCGCTGGCGCTGCGCATCCGCAGCATGCCGGTGCCGGTCATCGCCATGGTCAACGGCGTGGCGGCGGGCGCGGGCGCCAACTTCGCGCTGGGCTGCGATTTCGTCATCGCGGCGCGCTCGGCCAGCTTCATCCAGGCTTTCTCGAAGATCGGCCTCATCCCCGACTGCGGCGGCACCTGGCTGCTGCCGCGCATCGTGGGCCGCGCGCGCGCCATCGGCCTGGCGATGGGTGGCGACAAGCTGCCGGCCGAAGAGGCCGCGGCCATGGGCATGATCTGGCGCTGCGTGGACGATGCGGCGCTGGTCGCCACGGTGAACGACCTGGCACAGCGCCTGGCGACGATGCCGGCACGGGCGCTGGCCGCCACCCGTGCGGCCATCGACGACGCATTGCCCATGGCCTATGCCGACGCCTTGTCCAACGAAGGCCGGGTGCAGGGCCAGATGAGCCGTGGCCACGACTTCGCCGAGGGCGTGAAGGCCTTTCTGGAAAAGCGCGCTCCCCGCTTCACCGACCGCTGA
- a CDS encoding TolQ protein (PFAM: MotA/TolQ/ExbB proton channel family~TIGRFAM: TolQ protein): MNQDLSIIQLVLHASLVVQLVMAGLLVVSLASWSVIFGKVFGLKRIRGLNEDFERDFWSGRSLSELHQGVANKEHTAPMERIFASGMTEFLKLRERRLDADAQLNGARRAMRASFQRELDVIEGNLGFLASVGSVSPYVGLFGTVWGIMHAFVGLSNLQQVTLATVAPGIAEALVATAIGLFAAIPAVIAYNRFARDIDRIATQLDTFIEEFLNILQRNAGAPPAPAAAR, encoded by the coding sequence ATGAACCAGGACCTGTCGATCATCCAACTCGTGCTGCATGCCAGCCTGGTGGTGCAGTTGGTCATGGCCGGGCTGCTGGTGGTGTCGCTGGCCAGTTGGAGCGTCATCTTCGGCAAGGTGTTCGGCCTGAAACGCATCCGCGGCCTGAATGAAGATTTCGAGCGCGACTTCTGGAGCGGCCGGTCATTGAGCGAACTGCACCAGGGCGTGGCCAACAAGGAGCACACCGCGCCGATGGAACGCATCTTCGCCAGCGGCATGACCGAATTCCTGAAGCTGCGCGAACGCCGGCTGGACGCCGATGCGCAGTTGAACGGCGCGCGCCGCGCCATGCGCGCCAGCTTCCAGCGCGAACTGGACGTGATCGAAGGCAACCTGGGCTTCCTGGCCAGCGTGGGCTCGGTCAGCCCCTATGTGGGCCTGTTCGGCACGGTGTGGGGCATCATGCATGCGTTCGTGGGCCTGTCCAACCTGCAGCAGGTGACCCTGGCCACCGTGGCACCGGGCATCGCCGAGGCGCTGGTGGCCACCGCCATCGGCCTGTTCGCCGCCATTCCCGCGGTGATCGCCTACAACCGCTTCGCGCGTGACATCGACCGCATCGCCACGCAGTTGGACACCTTCATCGAAGAGTTCCTCAACATCCTGCAGCGCAACGCCGGCGCCCCGCCGGCGCCGGCCGCCGCGCGCTGA
- a CDS encoding pyruvate/2-oxoglutarate dehydrogenase complex, dihydrolipoamide dehydrogenase component (PFAM: Pyridine nucleotide-disulphide oxidoreductase; Pyridine nucleotide-disulphide oxidoreductase, dimerisation domain; SNARE associated Golgi protein): MSNKKPWIVLAIVLLMGAFFYFDLGRLLSLDAIKARQGELATLYAQKPWMVLGAFFVLYVAVTALSLPGAVIMTLAGGALFGLVVGTLVVSFASSIGATLAFLAARHLLRDSVKARFGTLLAEVDRGIAREGGFYLFTLRLVPLFPFFVVNLLMGLTAMKTRTYYAVSQVGMLAGTLVYVNAGTQLAQLDSLKGILSPGLLGSFVLLGLFPLLAKKGVDGVQARRVLAPWAAVRPKAFDRNLVVIGAGAAGLVSSYIAATVRAKVTLVEAHKMGGDCLNYGCVPSKALIRTATLLSQIKQAPRYGLERADAQVDFAQVMQRVADVVKQVEPHDSVARYSALGVDVRLGHARIVDPWRVAITAADGSTTTLSTRSIVIATGAQPFVPPLPGLAEIGCLTSDTLWGLRELPRRLVVLGGGPIGCELAQCFARLGSQVTQVEMAPRVLAREDEDVSALVAQALREDGIELLTGHQALRCEREGDAKWLVVAQAGVERRIPFDHLLCAVGRASRLEGYGLQELGIPTGRTIETNEYLQTRIPNIYAAGDVAGPYQFTHTAAHQAWYAAVNALFGRFKQFKADYRVIPWTTFTDPEVARVGLNEADAKAQGVAFEVTRYGLDDLDRAIADSDAHGFVKVLTAPGSDRILGVTIVGAHAGELLAEWVLAMKHGLGLNKILGTIHTYPTWSESAKYAAGEWKKARKPEKLLGWVERFMAWQRGRA; the protein is encoded by the coding sequence ATGTCGAACAAGAAGCCCTGGATCGTGCTGGCCATCGTGCTGTTGATGGGGGCTTTCTTCTATTTCGATCTGGGCCGTTTGCTCAGCCTGGACGCGATCAAGGCGCGCCAGGGCGAACTGGCCACCCTCTACGCCCAGAAGCCCTGGATGGTGCTGGGGGCATTCTTCGTCCTGTACGTCGCGGTCACCGCCTTGTCGCTGCCTGGTGCGGTGATCATGACCCTGGCCGGCGGCGCCCTGTTCGGGCTGGTGGTGGGCACGCTGGTGGTGAGCTTCGCCTCCAGCATCGGCGCGACACTGGCCTTTCTGGCGGCCCGGCACCTGCTGCGCGACAGCGTGAAGGCCCGGTTCGGCACGCTGCTGGCCGAGGTGGACCGCGGCATCGCGCGCGAAGGCGGCTTCTACCTGTTCACGCTGCGGCTGGTGCCCCTGTTCCCGTTCTTCGTGGTCAACCTGCTGATGGGGCTGACGGCGATGAAGACCCGCACCTACTACGCCGTCAGCCAGGTGGGCATGCTGGCCGGCACGCTGGTGTATGTGAATGCCGGCACGCAGCTGGCGCAGCTGGATTCGCTCAAGGGCATCCTGTCGCCCGGGCTGCTGGGGTCCTTTGTGCTGCTGGGGCTGTTCCCGCTGCTGGCCAAGAAGGGGGTCGATGGGGTGCAGGCGCGCCGCGTCCTGGCGCCCTGGGCGGCGGTCCGGCCGAAGGCCTTCGACCGCAACCTGGTGGTCATCGGCGCCGGCGCGGCGGGGCTGGTGTCCAGCTACATCGCCGCCACGGTGCGTGCCAAGGTCACGCTGGTGGAAGCGCACAAGATGGGCGGTGACTGCCTGAACTACGGCTGCGTGCCCAGCAAGGCGTTGATCCGCACCGCCACGCTGCTGTCGCAGATCAAGCAGGCGCCGCGCTATGGGCTTGAACGGGCCGACGCGCAGGTGGACTTCGCCCAGGTGATGCAACGCGTGGCCGATGTGGTGAAGCAGGTGGAACCGCACGACTCGGTCGCGCGCTACAGCGCGCTGGGCGTGGACGTGCGCCTGGGCCATGCGCGCATCGTGGACCCCTGGCGGGTGGCCATCACCGCGGCCGACGGCAGCACCACCACGCTCAGCACCCGCAGCATCGTCATTGCCACCGGTGCCCAGCCCTTTGTGCCGCCGTTGCCGGGGCTGGCCGAGATCGGCTGCCTGACCAGCGACACCCTGTGGGGCCTGCGCGAGTTGCCGCGGCGCCTGGTGGTGCTGGGCGGCGGCCCGATCGGCTGCGAGCTGGCGCAATGTTTCGCCCGCCTGGGCAGCCAGGTCACGCAGGTGGAAATGGCCCCGCGCGTGCTGGCGCGCGAAGACGAGGACGTGTCGGCGCTGGTGGCGCAAGCCCTGCGCGAAGACGGCATCGAACTGCTCACCGGCCACCAGGCCCTGCGCTGCGAACGCGAGGGCGACGCGAAATGGCTGGTGGTGGCGCAGGCGGGCGTGGAGCGCCGGATTCCGTTCGACCACCTGCTGTGCGCGGTGGGCCGCGCGTCCCGCCTGGAGGGCTATGGCCTGCAGGAGCTGGGCATCCCCACCGGCCGCACCATCGAGACCAACGAGTACCTGCAGACGCGCATCCCGAACATCTACGCCGCGGGTGACGTGGCCGGGCCCTACCAGTTCACCCACACCGCGGCGCACCAGGCCTGGTATGCGGCGGTGAACGCATTGTTCGGTCGCTTCAAGCAGTTCAAGGCCGACTACCGCGTGATCCCCTGGACCACCTTCACCGACCCCGAGGTGGCCCGCGTGGGCCTGAACGAAGCCGACGCCAAGGCGCAGGGCGTGGCCTTCGAAGTGACGCGCTACGGCCTGGACGACCTGGACCGCGCCATCGCCGATTCGGACGCGCACGGTTTCGTGAAGGTGCTCACCGCACCGGGCTCGGACCGCATCCTGGGCGTCACCATCGTGGGCGCGCACGCCGGCGAACTGCTGGCCGAATGGGTGCTGGCGATGAAGCACGGGCTGGGACTGAACAAGATCCTGGGCACCATCCACACCTATCCCACCTGGAGCGAATCGGCCAAGTACGCAGCGGGCGAGTGGAAAAAGGCGCGCAAGCCCGAGAAGCTGCTGGGCTGGGTGGAACGCTTCATGGCCTGGCAACGCGGGCGTGCCTAG
- a CDS encoding transcriptional regulator (PFAM: IclR helix-turn-helix domain): MNESHLNKAQGESAAVSGTDEAASPKRTGVNALERGLRLLTVVNTPGGLTLSESARRAGLNKTTALRLFRSLERMAFVQRNRDRYSPGPAVAGLHVESAAATSQVLHHHGEGQRLSALTV, translated from the coding sequence ATGAACGAAAGCCATCTCAACAAGGCGCAGGGCGAGTCCGCCGCTGTATCCGGCACTGACGAGGCCGCCAGCCCCAAGCGCACCGGCGTCAATGCCTTGGAACGTGGGCTGCGCCTGCTGACGGTGGTGAACACCCCAGGCGGCCTCACGCTCAGTGAATCGGCCCGCCGCGCCGGCCTGAACAAGACCACGGCGCTGCGCCTGTTCCGCTCGCTCGAGCGCATGGCCTTTGTGCAGCGAAACCGCGACCGCTATTCCCCCGGCCCCGCCGTGGCCGGCCTGCATGTGGAAAGCGCCGCAGCCACCTCGCAAGTGCTTCACCACCACGGCGAAGGCCAGCGGCTGTCGGCCTTGACGGTCTGA
- a CDS encoding biopolymer transport protein (PFAM: Biopolymer transport protein ExbD/TolR~TIGRFAM: TolR protein), protein MPAVVSRGHRRRAVSEINMVPFIDVMLVLLIIFMVSAPLITTGVVDLPSVGRAKQRAPHVVEVVVGPDEKLKIRVDGGDASALALPQLAARVAQAQAGNAATPVVISADKGVRYEVVVKVMDVLQRAGVQRVGLSVKQAG, encoded by the coding sequence ATGCCCGCCGTCGTCTCCCGAGGCCACCGCCGCCGCGCGGTGAGCGAAATCAACATGGTGCCCTTCATCGACGTGATGCTGGTGCTGCTGATCATCTTCATGGTCAGCGCCCCGCTCATCACCACCGGTGTGGTCGATCTGCCCAGCGTGGGCCGCGCCAAGCAGCGCGCGCCCCACGTGGTGGAGGTGGTGGTGGGCCCGGACGAAAAGCTGAAGATCCGCGTGGACGGCGGCGACGCCAGCGCGCTGGCCTTGCCGCAACTGGCCGCGCGCGTGGCCCAGGCCCAGGCCGGCAACGCCGCCACTCCGGTGGTCATCTCGGCCGACAAGGGCGTGCGCTACGAAGTGGTGGTGAAGGTGATGGACGTGCTGCAACGCGCCGGCGTGCAGCGCGTGGGCCTGTCGGTGAAGCAGGCGGGCTGA
- a CDS encoding TolA protein (PFAM: TolA C-terminal~TIGRFAM: TolA protein; TonB family C-terminal domain) has protein sequence MDLRPQRPGGMGLGSLLALAVHALLVLALALSVRWRTTEPEGVSAELWAAVPQVAAPPAPRPSPPEAKPEPPAAKVPAPPPVAPAPPQVNEAQIAIEKAKAERERKELAERDKAEKAEKAEKDKAEKAAKEKAERLKAEKAAAEKLMQEQADEQRLAKLREDNLRRMMGQAGGAVGNGAPGSTGTAARDAGPSAGYAGRIKARVRPNITFGDDVAGNPVAEVEVRLAPDGTILSRTLKKSSGAKDWDEAVLRAIDKTETLPKDTDGRVPSSMIISFRPKD, from the coding sequence GTGGACCTGCGGCCCCAGCGCCCGGGCGGCATGGGGCTGGGCAGCCTGCTGGCGTTGGCTGTGCATGCGCTGCTGGTGCTGGCGCTGGCGCTTTCGGTGCGCTGGCGCACCACCGAGCCCGAAGGCGTGAGCGCCGAACTCTGGGCCGCGGTGCCGCAAGTGGCCGCGCCACCCGCACCGCGGCCGTCACCGCCCGAAGCCAAACCTGAACCACCCGCGGCGAAAGTGCCGGCCCCGCCGCCGGTGGCGCCTGCGCCGCCCCAGGTGAACGAGGCCCAGATCGCCATTGAAAAGGCCAAGGCCGAACGCGAACGCAAGGAACTGGCCGAACGTGACAAGGCGGAAAAAGCAGAGAAGGCCGAGAAGGACAAGGCGGAAAAGGCAGCCAAGGAAAAGGCCGAAAGGTTGAAGGCCGAAAAGGCCGCCGCCGAGAAGTTGATGCAGGAACAGGCCGACGAGCAGCGCCTGGCCAAGCTGCGGGAAGACAACCTGCGCCGCATGATGGGCCAGGCCGGCGGGGCCGTGGGCAATGGCGCGCCCGGCTCCACAGGCACGGCCGCGCGCGACGCCGGGCCGTCGGCGGGTTATGCCGGGCGCATCAAGGCGCGGGTGCGGCCCAACATCACCTTCGGCGACGACGTCGCCGGCAACCCGGTCGCCGAGGTGGAGGTGCGCCTGGCGCCCGACGGCACCATCCTGAGCCGCACGCTGAAGAAGAGCAGCGGCGCGAAAGACTGGGACGAGGCCGTGCTGCGCGCCATCGACAAGACCGAAACGCTGCCGAAAGACACCGACGGCCGCGTGCCGTCGTCCATGATCATCAGCTTCCGGCCCAAGGACTGA
- a CDS encoding putative membrane protein (PFAM: Protein of unknown function, DUF485): protein MTDPVVARIRANPKYQELKQKRSSFGWMLTALMMVVYYGYIALIAWNKEFLSQPLGAGVTTIGIPIGMGVIVFTIIITGIYVRRANDEFDSLTKQILEKEVK from the coding sequence ATGACAGACCCCGTCGTGGCACGCATACGCGCCAACCCCAAATACCAGGAACTCAAGCAAAAGCGCAGCAGCTTCGGCTGGATGCTGACCGCCTTGATGATGGTGGTGTATTACGGCTACATCGCCCTGATCGCCTGGAACAAGGAGTTCCTGTCGCAGCCCCTGGGCGCCGGCGTCACCACCATCGGCATCCCGATCGGCATGGGGGTGATCGTCTTCACGATCATCATCACCGGCATCTATGTGCGGCGGGCCAACGACGAGTTCGACTCGCTGACCAAGCAGATCCTCGAGAAGGAAGTCAAATGA
- a CDS encoding tol-pal system-associated acyl-CoA thioesterase (PFAM: Thioesterase superfamily~TIGRFAM: acyl-CoA thioester hydrolase, YbgC/YbaW family; tol-pal system-associated acyl-CoA thioesterase), whose translation MAAKGLVYSAAAPMQPPVPSPAPFVLTVRVYWEDTDAGGIVFYANHLKFFERARTEWLRALGIHQQALKEESGGIFVVQEARLRYLAPARLDDLLQVHVGVAEKGRASLLLGQQAWRNGTLLADGQVRIAFVDAGTLRPRRIPSPLLAALAS comes from the coding sequence ATGGCCGCCAAGGGCCTCGTGTACAGTGCCGCGGCACCGATGCAGCCGCCCGTCCCGTCCCCTGCCCCTTTCGTGCTGACCGTGCGCGTGTACTGGGAAGACACCGACGCCGGTGGCATCGTGTTCTACGCCAACCACCTGAAGTTCTTCGAACGCGCCCGAACCGAATGGCTGCGCGCGCTGGGCATCCACCAGCAGGCGCTGAAGGAAGAATCCGGCGGCATCTTCGTGGTGCAGGAAGCCCGCCTGCGCTACCTGGCGCCGGCGAGGCTGGACGACCTGCTGCAGGTGCATGTGGGCGTGGCCGAGAAGGGTCGCGCGTCGCTGCTGCTGGGCCAGCAGGCCTGGCGCAACGGCACGCTGCTGGCCGACGGCCAGGTGCGCATTGCCTTCGTGGATGCGGGAACCTTGCGCCCGCGTCGTATTCCTAGCCCCCTGCTGGCGGCGCTTGCCAGCTGA
- a CDS encoding Protein of unknown function (DUF3047) (PFAM: Protein of unknown function (DUF3047)), which produces MTPLQGLWRLVACACLLVAPAGHALPLLPLSALADADAVAAPPSPWQVVGLPQQHKPLTRFQVVMLEGQPALRVSANASYGNLMHPFPAQTPAGRLAWRWRVEEPNAQADLLHRQGDDSAIKVCAAFDLPDSAVPFVERQLLRLARLRSGEHLPAATVCYVWDEHLALGTALDNAYTRRVRLIVLRGPGTPLHAWMAERRDLRADFLRLFGDESTEVPPLQALVLSADADNTRGHSLAHVADLNLE; this is translated from the coding sequence ATGACTCCCCTGCAGGGCCTGTGGCGGCTGGTGGCTTGCGCGTGCTTGCTGGTCGCGCCGGCCGGCCATGCCCTGCCCCTGTTGCCCTTGTCGGCCTTGGCGGATGCCGACGCCGTGGCCGCCCCGCCGTCGCCCTGGCAGGTGGTCGGCCTGCCTCAACAGCACAAGCCGCTCACCCGCTTCCAGGTGGTGATGCTGGAGGGTCAGCCCGCACTGCGGGTCAGCGCAAATGCTTCCTACGGCAACCTGATGCACCCCTTTCCGGCGCAAACGCCCGCGGGCCGGCTGGCTTGGCGCTGGCGGGTGGAAGAACCCAATGCCCAGGCCGACCTGCTGCACCGCCAGGGCGACGACAGCGCCATCAAGGTCTGTGCCGCGTTCGACCTGCCCGACAGCGCCGTGCCCTTCGTCGAGCGTCAGCTGCTGCGCCTGGCGCGGCTGCGCAGCGGTGAGCACCTGCCCGCCGCCACGGTCTGCTATGTCTGGGACGAGCACCTGGCCTTGGGCACCGCGCTGGACAATGCCTACACCCGGCGCGTGCGCCTGATCGTGTTGCGCGGACCCGGCACCCCCTTGCATGCCTGGATGGCCGAGCGGCGCGACCTGCGGGCCGACTTCCTGCGCTTGTTCGGGGATGAATCCACCGAGGTGCCGCCGCTGCAGGCGCTGGTGCTGTCCGCGGACGCCGACAATACGCGGGGTCACAGCCTGGCCCATGTGGCCGACCTGAACCTGGAATGA
- a CDS encoding pyridine nucleotide-disulfide oxidoreductase family protein (PFAM: Pyridine nucleotide-disulphide oxidoreductase~TIGRFAM: pyridine nucleotide-disulfide oxidoreductase family protein), with protein MKRLMLLGGGHAHVHVLQQMAREPLPGVQAVLVTPFARQVYSGMVPGLVAGHYAGHECAIALEPLARAARVELALASAAALDATKRIVTLADGRSAHYDVLSIDVGGTQSREVIPGAKEHALFVRPIEHFIRLLDDVLALADKRVLDVVVVGAGAGGFELAMALQHRLGGSGEERARVCLVAGVDSVLPGYPEGVRRRALAALKRARITLFNEACVEVAAGHVALASGARLACDVPVMALPVSPPPWLAASGLALDEAGFVATGPTLQSTSHPDVFAAGDVAGRVDAPHPRSGVYAVRAGPPLALNLRRHLAGGQLASYRPQRRSLNLLSCGAKRAIVAWGQVSAEGAWAWAWKDRIDRRFIDRYGEALPEAMKGTAFPSTIQITRPNTVIGPESTLAEGDGAARQA; from the coding sequence ATGAAGAGACTGATGCTGCTCGGAGGCGGCCATGCGCATGTGCATGTGCTGCAGCAGATGGCCCGCGAACCCTTGCCCGGCGTTCAGGCGGTGCTGGTCACGCCGTTTGCGCGCCAGGTCTACAGCGGCATGGTGCCGGGCCTGGTGGCTGGCCACTACGCGGGCCACGAATGCGCCATCGCGCTGGAACCCCTGGCCCGCGCCGCGCGGGTGGAACTGGCGCTGGCCAGCGCTGCGGCGCTGGACGCGACGAAGCGCATCGTCACACTGGCCGACGGCCGCTCGGCACATTACGACGTGTTGTCCATCGACGTCGGCGGCACCCAGTCGCGCGAGGTCATTCCCGGCGCCAAGGAGCACGCTCTCTTCGTTCGGCCCATCGAACACTTCATTCGCCTGCTGGACGACGTGCTTGCGCTGGCCGACAAACGCGTGCTGGACGTGGTGGTGGTGGGCGCCGGCGCGGGCGGCTTCGAGCTGGCCATGGCGCTGCAGCACCGCCTGGGCGGCAGCGGTGAAGAGCGCGCCCGGGTCTGCCTGGTGGCCGGCGTTGACTCGGTGCTGCCCGGCTACCCCGAAGGCGTGCGGCGGCGTGCCCTGGCGGCGCTGAAGCGCGCCCGCATCACCTTGTTCAACGAGGCCTGCGTGGAGGTGGCGGCCGGCCACGTGGCGTTGGCCAGCGGCGCGCGCCTGGCCTGCGACGTGCCGGTGATGGCCCTGCCTGTGAGCCCGCCGCCCTGGCTGGCCGCCAGCGGCCTGGCCCTGGACGAGGCCGGCTTCGTGGCCACCGGCCCCACGCTGCAAAGCACCAGCCACCCCGACGTGTTTGCCGCCGGCGACGTGGCCGGGCGCGTGGACGCGCCGCACCCGCGCAGCGGTGTGTACGCGGTGCGCGCCGGCCCGCCGCTGGCGCTGAACCTGCGCCGACACCTGGCCGGCGGGCAACTGGCCAGCTACCGGCCGCAGCGTCGGTCCTTGAACCTGCTGTCCTGCGGCGCCAAGCGGGCCATCGTGGCCTGGGGCCAGGTTTCGGCCGAAGGCGCCTGGGCCTGGGCCTGGAAGGACCGCATCGACCGCCGCTTCATCGACCGCTACGGCGAGGCGCTGCCCGAGGCGATGAAGGGCACCGCCTTCCCGTCCACGATCCAGATCACGCGGCCGAACACCGTGATCGGACCGGAAAGCACCCTGGCCGAGGGCGACGGCGCGGCGCGCCAGGCCTGA
- a CDS encoding SSS sodium solute transporter (PFAM: Sodium:solute symporter family~TIGRFAM: transporter, SSS family) — protein sequence MSSRLLKFAALLAAFAAAGAAVAAGGDVGATAKQATNWTAIGMFGAFVAGTLWITKWAAAKTKSAADFYTAGGGITGFQNGLAIAGDYMSAASFLGISAAVMASGYDGLIYSIGFLVGWPVITFLMAERLRNLGKFTFADVAGYRFKQTPIRAFAASGTLVVVAFYLIAQMVGAGQLIKLLFGLEYWMAVVIVGALMMVYVLFGGMTATTWVQIIKACLLLAGVTFMAIMVLAQFGFSPEALFAKGVAVKAAIAANGKAAAIAAAASAAAAAATPEAAASAAAALAKANAINPESVGLSVMKPGGFVKDPISAISFGMALMFGTAGLPHILMRFFTVPDAKQARKSVFWATTWIGYFYVLIFIIGFGATTLVLTNPEFANTATGVIKGGAGTANMAAVLVAKSVGGDVFYGFISAVAFATILAVVAGLTLSGASAVSHDLYATVFKKGNADSRAELKVSRITTLALGVIAVVLGIAFEKQNIAFMVSLAFAIAASANFPVLFMSVLWKDCTTKGAVIGGFLGLASSVLLTVVSPSVWEVTLGNPKGSAWFPYTSPALFSMTIGFVGIWLFSILDRSPQAAKEREDFEAQQVRSETGLGASGASGH from the coding sequence ATGAGCAGCCGCCTCCTGAAATTCGCGGCACTGCTGGCCGCCTTCGCTGCGGCTGGTGCGGCCGTTGCCGCCGGCGGCGACGTGGGCGCCACCGCCAAGCAAGCCACCAACTGGACCGCCATCGGCATGTTCGGCGCCTTCGTGGCCGGCACGCTGTGGATCACCAAGTGGGCCGCCGCCAAGACCAAGAGCGCCGCCGACTTCTACACCGCCGGCGGCGGCATCACCGGTTTCCAGAACGGCCTGGCGATCGCCGGCGACTACATGTCGGCAGCGTCCTTCCTGGGCATCTCCGCGGCCGTGATGGCCTCCGGCTACGACGGCCTGATCTACTCCATCGGCTTCCTGGTGGGCTGGCCGGTCATCACCTTCCTGATGGCCGAGCGCCTGCGCAACCTGGGCAAGTTCACCTTCGCCGACGTGGCGGGCTACCGCTTCAAGCAGACCCCCATCCGCGCGTTTGCCGCCAGCGGCACGCTGGTGGTGGTGGCCTTCTACCTGATCGCCCAGATGGTGGGCGCGGGCCAGCTGATCAAGCTGCTGTTCGGCCTGGAGTACTGGATGGCGGTGGTCATCGTCGGCGCGCTGATGATGGTGTACGTGCTGTTCGGCGGCATGACCGCCACCACCTGGGTGCAGATCATCAAGGCCTGCCTGCTGCTGGCCGGCGTGACCTTCATGGCCATCATGGTGCTGGCGCAGTTCGGCTTCAGCCCCGAAGCGCTGTTCGCCAAGGGCGTGGCCGTGAAGGCGGCCATCGCCGCCAACGGCAAGGCGGCGGCCATCGCGGCCGCGGCCTCAGCGGCAGCCGCTGCTGCCACACCGGAAGCCGCAGCCAGCGCCGCGGCGGCCCTGGCCAAGGCCAACGCCATCAACCCCGAGTCGGTGGGCCTGTCGGTGATGAAGCCGGGCGGCTTCGTGAAGGACCCCATCTCCGCCATCAGCTTCGGCATGGCGCTGATGTTCGGCACCGCCGGCCTGCCCCACATCCTGATGCGCTTCTTCACCGTGCCGGATGCCAAGCAAGCCCGCAAGAGCGTGTTCTGGGCCACCACCTGGATCGGCTACTTCTACGTGCTGATCTTCATCATCGGCTTCGGCGCCACCACCCTGGTGCTGACCAACCCCGAATTCGCCAACACCGCCACGGGCGTGATCAAGGGCGGCGCCGGCACGGCCAACATGGCCGCGGTGCTGGTGGCCAAGAGCGTGGGTGGCGACGTGTTCTACGGCTTCATCTCCGCGGTGGCCTTTGCCACCATCCTGGCGGTGGTGGCCGGCCTCACGCTGTCCGGCGCTTCGGCTGTGTCGCACGACCTGTACGCCACGGTGTTCAAGAAGGGCAATGCCGACAGCCGGGCCGAACTGAAGGTGTCGCGCATCACCACGCTGGCGCTGGGTGTCATCGCCGTGGTGCTGGGCATCGCCTTCGAGAAGCAGAACATCGCCTTCATGGTGAGCCTGGCCTTCGCCATCGCCGCGTCGGCCAACTTCCCGGTGCTGTTCATGAGCGTGCTGTGGAAGGACTGCACCACCAAGGGCGCCGTGATCGGCGGCTTCCTGGGCCTGGCTTCGTCGGTGCTGCTGACCGTGGTGTCGCCCTCGGTGTGGGAAGTGACCCTGGGCAACCCCAAGGGCTCGGCCTGGTTCCCCTACACCTCGCCGGCGCTGTTCTCCATGACCATCGGCTTCGTGGGCATCTGGCTGTTCAGCATCCTGGACCGCAGCCCGCAGGCGGCCAAGGAGCGTGAAGACTTCGAAGCCCAGCAGGTGCGCAGCGAAACCGGCCTGGGCGCGTCGGGGGCTTCCGGCCACTGA